A window of the Gorilla gorilla gorilla isolate KB3781 chromosome 8, NHGRI_mGorGor1-v2.1_pri, whole genome shotgun sequence genome harbors these coding sequences:
- the LOC101151356 gene encoding small nuclear ribonucleoprotein G-like — translation MDKKLSLKLNGGRHVQGILQGLDPFMNLVIDECVEMATSGQQNNTGMVVIRGNSITMLEALE, via the coding sequence ATGGACAAGAAGTTATCATTGAAATTAAATGGTGGCAGACATGTCCAAGGAATATTGCAGGGACTTGATCCCTTTATGAATCTTGTGATAGATGAATGTGTGGAGATGGCGACTAGTGGGCAACAGAACAATACTGGAATGGTGGTAATACGAGGAAATAGTATCACCATGTTAGAAGCCTTGGAATGA